A DNA window from Luteolibacter luteus contains the following coding sequences:
- the uraH gene encoding hydroxyisourate hydrolase encodes MGKLTTHVLDTAHGRPAEGMRVDLLKDGAAVVSIVTNADGRSGEALLKGDALVPGTYELHFHAGAYFRELGVDSPFLDVVPVRFRVEAGQSYHVPLVCSPYAYSTYRGS; translated from the coding sequence ATGGGGAAGCTTACCACCCACGTCCTCGATACCGCCCATGGCCGGCCCGCGGAGGGCATGCGAGTGGATCTTCTGAAAGATGGGGCGGCTGTGGTTTCGATCGTGACCAATGCGGACGGGCGTAGTGGTGAGGCACTGCTGAAGGGAGACGCGCTGGTGCCGGGAACCTACGAGCTGCATTTCCACGCGGGGGCCTACTTCAGGGAGTTGGGGGTGGACTCACCCTTTTTGGACGTGGTTCCCGTGCGCTTCCGGGTGGAGGCGGGGCAGTCGTATCACGTGCCGCTGGTTTGCTCACCGTACGCGTATTCGACGTATCGGGGGAGTTGA